A stretch of the Haloplanus aerogenes genome encodes the following:
- a CDS encoding ZIP family metal transporter gives MAGTLVQALSYTMLAVVAALLGGVIAIYRPPGAQMESNVQHFAAGVVIAAVAAELLPDVHDRAPLVVVVGFAIGVATMLGIHRLSKLIEKRNIGGSFAGAAGLLITVGIDMLIDGVLIGVTFLTEAATGVLIAVALAIEVLFLGVAGVVALPSGVTTLRKLAVPAAFGLLLTTGVTLGVLALDGVTGAPIAIILAFGSAALLYLVTEELLVKAQKVPETPVSTTLFFLGFLSIFLLDMIH, from the coding sequence ATGGCTGGAACGCTCGTGCAGGCGTTGTCGTACACGATGTTGGCCGTCGTGGCCGCGCTGCTTGGCGGGGTGATCGCTATCTACCGACCCCCCGGGGCACAGATGGAGAGCAACGTGCAACATTTCGCGGCTGGGGTCGTCATCGCCGCCGTCGCCGCCGAACTCCTGCCGGACGTGCACGACCGGGCACCACTCGTGGTCGTCGTCGGGTTCGCAATCGGCGTCGCGACGATGCTCGGCATCCACCGACTGAGCAAACTCATCGAGAAGCGGAACATCGGCGGGAGCTTCGCGGGCGCTGCGGGCTTGCTCATCACCGTCGGCATCGACATGCTCATCGACGGCGTTCTCATCGGGGTGACGTTCCTCACGGAGGCCGCAACCGGCGTCCTCATCGCCGTGGCGCTGGCCATCGAAGTGCTCTTTCTGGGTGTCGCCGGCGTCGTTGCCCTGCCGTCCGGTGTCACGACCCTCCGGAAACTCGCGGTTCCGGCGGCGTTCGGACTGTTGCTGACGACGGGCGTGACCCTCGGCGTCCTCGCACTCGATGGGGTTACCGGGGCGCCTATCGCGATCATCCTCGCCTTTGGCTCCGCGGCACTGCTGTATCTCGTCACCGAGGAACTGCTCGTGAAGGCCCAGAAGGTTCCCGAGACGCCGGTGTCGACGACGCTGTTCTTTCTCGGCTTCCTCTCGATCTTTCTGCTCGATATGATCCACTGA
- a CDS encoding KEOPS complex subunit Pcc1: MVESSVDDAPHHLSLQFEYDTERRARTVERSVRVEVGEIDDARSAATVDRDGRTVEVRIGAADLVALRAGTNTWIRLLDVAETVAAGAETARRT; this comes from the coding sequence GTGGTCGAGTCGTCCGTCGACGACGCACCACACCACCTCTCTCTGCAGTTCGAGTACGACACGGAGCGACGCGCCCGAACCGTCGAGCGGAGCGTCCGGGTCGAGGTGGGCGAAATCGACGACGCGCGGTCGGCAGCGACGGTCGACCGCGACGGCCGGACGGTCGAGGTGCGGATCGGGGCGGCCGATCTCGTTGCCCTCCGCGCGGGCACGAACACCTGGATTCGGTTGCTGGACGTGGCGGAGACGGTCGCGGCCGGCGCGGAGACCGCCAGACGGACGTGA
- a CDS encoding DUF3194 domain-containing protein: MAAVRWDRAAPAARKAVAEPDDETVVQTAAEAAEGVVFAHYRQSDVRDLDVTVTFEEGVLEVDVYLNAPDGEDDPDPEAVADEAARAAQDAVDDLFADDEA, translated from the coding sequence GTGGCGGCGGTCCGATGGGACCGGGCGGCGCCGGCGGCGCGTAAGGCCGTGGCCGAGCCCGACGACGAGACCGTCGTCCAGACGGCCGCCGAGGCGGCCGAAGGTGTCGTCTTCGCCCACTACCGTCAGTCCGACGTGCGTGATCTGGACGTGACGGTGACGTTCGAGGAGGGCGTCCTCGAAGTCGACGTGTACCTGAACGCGCCGGACGGCGAGGACGACCCGGACCCCGAAGCGGTGGCCGACGAGGCCGCGCGCGCGGCACAGGACGCCGTCGACGACCTCTTCGCCGACGACGAGGCGTAG
- a CDS encoding prefoldin subunit beta has protein sequence MQGNLPPEAQEKLEELQDLQETAQQVAAQKQQAETTLNESQTALDALEDIDEDTEMYREVGQLLVSTGYDDAYDDLEEKVESLEVRVEQLSKQEERVRDQFESLQQELQQMLQGGAGGGGPMGPGGAGGA, from the coding sequence ATGCAAGGGAATCTGCCGCCGGAGGCTCAGGAGAAACTCGAAGAACTGCAGGATCTGCAGGAGACGGCCCAGCAGGTCGCAGCGCAGAAACAGCAGGCCGAGACGACGCTCAACGAGTCCCAGACGGCGCTCGACGCGCTGGAGGACATCGACGAGGACACCGAGATGTACCGCGAGGTCGGTCAGCTTCTCGTCTCGACCGGGTACGACGACGCCTACGACGACCTCGAGGAGAAAGTCGAGAGTCTGGAGGTTCGCGTCGAACAGCTGAGCAAACAGGAAGAGCGCGTCCGCGACCAGTTCGAATCGCTCCAGCAGGAGCTCCAGCAGATGCTGCAGGGTGGCGCTGGTGGCGGCGGTCCGATGGGACCGGGCGGCGCCGGCGGCGCGTAA
- a CDS encoding Hvo_1808 family surface protein gives MRKRASVVFAVLMVLAAVAPAVAASDGPAAVDGDRDVVQQRADPDSDTIGWEGGYWHDDEIDVDQSDGLSDEELDAYISRAMARVEYVRQAEFESDVPVEILSREEFQSQRNQNVTPNASYDAWNDQVWEALFIIGEDREANEALRSASGQTTAGFYAPGDDRIRIITDSPNSPTIDNATLVHELTHALQDQQGDLGEQITRTETQDAGLATDGVVEGEANYVETRYTQRCGVEWQCVETPSDGPSGTQEPPNLGILLTLLQPYSDGPVYIDWLRQQGGWAAVNDAFENPPESTEQVIHLTDEEPVPIEYENRARNGWQTFPDQGESGSDTVGEASMYVMFWYQARTAGAQTINPRTVVQTTSPLDMYNYDAAPSAGWGNDRVFPYYKGSVSDGQYGYVWVTEWDTERDAAQFHNAYRAILDAHDARSQGDNTYVIPSGEYADAFRIDRQGTRVTIVNAPTAEQLSGIRPQATDGGTSGGDESDDASGSDGESRGTTAAAGGESDGGSTGLEAPGFGPLTAALALIAAIAAVAVARRLD, from the coding sequence ATGCGAAAGCGGGCATCCGTGGTTTTCGCGGTACTGATGGTGCTGGCGGCGGTCGCTCCGGCGGTGGCCGCGAGCGACGGACCGGCGGCGGTCGACGGTGACCGGGACGTCGTGCAACAGCGCGCCGATCCCGACAGCGACACGATCGGGTGGGAGGGCGGCTACTGGCACGACGACGAGATCGACGTCGACCAGTCCGACGGCCTCTCCGACGAGGAACTCGACGCGTACATCTCCAGAGCGATGGCGCGCGTCGAGTACGTCCGACAAGCGGAGTTCGAGAGCGACGTGCCCGTCGAAATCCTCTCGCGCGAGGAGTTCCAGAGCCAGCGCAACCAGAACGTCACGCCCAACGCCTCGTACGACGCGTGGAACGATCAGGTGTGGGAGGCACTGTTCATCATCGGCGAGGATCGGGAAGCGAACGAGGCGCTCCGCTCCGCGAGCGGCCAGACGACGGCGGGCTTCTACGCGCCCGGCGACGACCGCATCCGGATCATCACCGACTCCCCGAACAGTCCGACCATCGACAACGCGACGCTGGTACACGAACTCACCCACGCCCTGCAGGACCAGCAGGGTGACCTCGGCGAGCAGATCACGCGCACAGAGACCCAAGACGCCGGCTTAGCGACCGACGGCGTCGTCGAGGGCGAGGCCAACTACGTCGAGACGCGCTACACGCAGCGGTGTGGCGTCGAGTGGCAGTGCGTCGAGACGCCGAGCGACGGACCGAGCGGCACGCAAGAACCGCCGAACCTCGGCATCCTCCTGACGCTCCTCCAGCCCTACTCCGACGGCCCGGTCTACATCGACTGGCTCCGCCAGCAGGGTGGCTGGGCAGCCGTCAACGACGCCTTCGAGAACCCACCGGAATCGACCGAGCAGGTGATCCACCTGACCGACGAGGAACCGGTCCCCATCGAGTACGAGAACCGTGCCCGAAACGGCTGGCAGACGTTCCCCGATCAAGGTGAAAGCGGGTCGGACACGGTCGGGGAAGCCTCGATGTACGTGATGTTCTGGTACCAGGCGCGGACGGCCGGCGCGCAAACGATCAACCCGCGCACGGTCGTCCAGACCACCAGTCCGCTCGACATGTACAACTACGACGCGGCGCCCTCGGCAGGGTGGGGGAACGACCGGGTGTTCCCGTACTACAAGGGGAGCGTCTCCGACGGCCAGTACGGCTACGTCTGGGTGACCGAGTGGGACACCGAACGGGACGCCGCGCAGTTCCACAACGCCTACCGCGCCATCCTCGACGCGCACGACGCGCGGTCACAGGGCGACAACACCTACGTCATCCCGAGCGGCGAGTACGCCGACGCCTTCCGCATCGACCGGCAGGGGACGCGCGTCACCATCGTCAACGCGCCGACGGCCGAGCAACTGAGCGGGATTCGGCCGCAGGCCACGGACGGAGGTACGAGTGGCGGCGACGAGAGCGACGACGCGAGTGGGAGTGACGGCGAGTCCCGAGGTACGACGGCGGCCGCTGGCGGTGAGAGCGACGGTGGCTCCACCGGCCTCGAAGCCCCCGGCTTCGGCCCGCTCACGGCCGCCCTCGCGCTGATCGCCGCTATTGCGGCAGTCGCGGTGGCGCGACGACTCGACTAG
- a CDS encoding nicotinate phosphoribosyltransferase: protein MQPFDIVPPEDIRDGTATDAYFQRTETTLRHAGRNPTVVAEVTADQFPDGDFELLAGVKDAAALLEGLAVDVDAIREGRLFDGGPVLRIEGPYLEFARFETSLLGFLSHASGMATAALEARRAAPESTVFSFGARHVHPSIAAVVERSALLAGLDGISHVAAGEVLDREAAGTMPHALLICFGRGNQEVAWRAFDDAVAPEVPRVALCDTYSDEVDEVLRAAETLGDDLDSVRIDTTGSRRGDLRHIVREVRWELDARGIDGVDVFVSGGLGPAELRELRDVADGFGVGGYVSNADPVDFALDIVEVDGEPAAKRGKLSGTKQVYRTPDGGHHVGLAAREGPADGEPLLEPLIRDGEVVREFDLDATAERALADAEAVGFGSDGS from the coding sequence ATGCAACCGTTCGACATCGTCCCTCCCGAGGACATTCGCGACGGGACGGCGACCGACGCGTACTTCCAACGGACGGAGACGACGCTCCGCCACGCCGGCCGGAATCCGACGGTCGTCGCGGAAGTGACGGCCGACCAGTTCCCCGACGGCGACTTCGAACTGCTCGCGGGCGTGAAAGACGCCGCGGCGCTGCTGGAGGGGCTAGCGGTCGACGTGGACGCCATCCGGGAGGGACGGCTGTTCGACGGCGGGCCGGTCCTCCGGATCGAGGGGCCGTATCTGGAGTTCGCGCGGTTCGAAACGTCGTTGCTCGGCTTCCTCTCGCACGCCAGCGGGATGGCGACGGCGGCACTGGAAGCGCGGCGGGCGGCGCCGGAATCGACCGTCTTCTCCTTTGGCGCCCGACACGTCCACCCCTCCATCGCGGCTGTCGTCGAACGGAGCGCGTTGCTCGCGGGACTCGACGGCATCTCCCACGTCGCCGCGGGCGAGGTACTCGACCGCGAGGCGGCGGGGACGATGCCCCACGCCCTGCTGATCTGTTTCGGGCGCGGGAATCAGGAGGTGGCGTGGCGGGCGTTCGACGACGCCGTCGCGCCCGAGGTGCCACGAGTCGCGCTGTGTGACACGTACAGCGACGAGGTGGACGAGGTACTCCGAGCGGCCGAGACGCTGGGCGACGACCTCGATAGTGTCCGCATCGACACCACCGGCTCGCGTCGGGGAGACCTCAGACACATCGTCCGGGAAGTGCGCTGGGAACTCGACGCGCGGGGGATCGACGGGGTGGACGTGTTCGTGAGCGGCGGCCTCGGCCCGGCGGAACTCCGAGAACTCCGCGACGTGGCCGACGGCTTCGGCGTCGGCGGCTACGTCTCCAACGCCGACCCCGTGGACTTCGCGCTCGACATCGTCGAAGTGGACGGGGAGCCGGCGGCCAAGCGCGGAAAGCTCTCGGGGACCAAGCAGGTCTACCGGACCCCGGACGGCGGCCACCACGTCGGCCTCGCGGCGCGGGAGGGGCCGGCCGACGGCGAACCCCTCCTCGAACCGCTGATTCGCGACGGCGAGGTGGTTCGGGAGTTCGATCTGGACGCGACGGCGGAGCGGGCGCTGGCCGACGCCGAGGCTGTGGGGTTCGGATCGGACGGGAGCTAG
- a CDS encoding eL43 family ribosomal protein: MAENKARSTGSAGRFGARYGRVARRRVKEIESDMQNATLDGDSVTRIGTGVWKNEETGEVFTGGAYRPETPGGRTVRRSIRAALATDDDE; encoded by the coding sequence ATGGCCGAGAACAAGGCACGCAGCACCGGGAGCGCGGGCCGATTTGGCGCGCGCTACGGGCGTGTCGCCCGCCGGCGCGTCAAGGAGATCGAGAGCGACATGCAGAACGCCACCCTCGACGGTGACAGCGTCACCCGCATCGGGACCGGCGTCTGGAAGAACGAGGAGACCGGCGAAGTGTTCACGGGCGGGGCGTACCGGCCCGAGACGCCCGGCGGCCGCACCGTCAGACGGTCGATCCGCGCGGCGCTCGCTACCGACGACGACGAATAA
- a CDS encoding Hvo_1808 family surface protein, giving the protein MQFRPVLLALLVVLAGCGGTAAGPDGSSTATNTPSPTGTSTTNPTGTSTKTATPVSTSAHGGFDDPATDRLGWEGGYWYDESLPVTTADGLNASEREAVVARTMARVERLRGLEFESTVPVTVVSREAYLADENVTATAWDEQVWEALLLVGEDESVASVFESFYGASVQGSYVPSEDRIVVVSDSETPTVDRRTLAHELVHALQDQHFSSVFDRANLTRDGQLARQGLIEGDAGYVEDLYEKRCRGTGGGNWSCLPRPPSGPGASLDGNMGVYVAAYQPYSDGPAFVHHLRQRGGWETVNAAYADPPTSSAQVIHPERYPDWSATTVRVPDRSDANWSRFDRSPSGTTVGEASLFAMVWANGGTETFHLQRPSRPHRAYNYTHSTTAGWVGDRLVPYRNESGAGGYVLRAEWATTGDAAAFAIAYRDLLRTRRGAERREGNVLVVPAGPYADAYRVTRNGTTVTIVNAPTVDALDAVHAGRDASS; this is encoded by the coding sequence ATGCAGTTTCGCCCGGTCCTGCTCGCGCTCCTCGTCGTCCTCGCCGGCTGTGGGGGGACGGCGGCCGGACCGGACGGGTCGTCGACGGCGACGAACACGCCGTCACCGACGGGAACGTCGACCACGAATCCGACGGGCACCTCCACGAAGACGGCGACTCCCGTCTCCACATCCGCCCACGGCGGCTTCGACGACCCCGCGACCGACCGTCTCGGCTGGGAGGGCGGCTACTGGTACGACGAGTCGCTGCCGGTGACGACGGCCGACGGGTTGAACGCGAGCGAGCGGGAGGCGGTCGTCGCGCGGACGATGGCGCGCGTCGAGCGACTCCGGGGGCTGGAGTTCGAGTCGACGGTCCCGGTCACGGTGGTCTCGCGGGAGGCCTACCTCGCCGACGAGAACGTGACGGCGACGGCGTGGGACGAGCAGGTGTGGGAGGCACTCCTGCTGGTGGGGGAAGACGAGTCGGTCGCGTCGGTGTTCGAATCGTTCTACGGCGCGTCGGTACAGGGATCGTACGTCCCGAGCGAGGATCGGATCGTGGTGGTCAGTGACTCGGAGACGCCGACCGTCGACCGCCGAACGCTCGCCCACGAACTCGTCCACGCCCTGCAGGATCAGCACTTTTCCTCCGTTTTCGACCGCGCGAACCTGACCCGGGACGGGCAGTTGGCGCGGCAGGGCCTGATCGAAGGCGACGCGGGCTACGTCGAGGATCTGTACGAGAAGCGCTGTCGCGGGACGGGCGGCGGCAACTGGTCGTGTCTGCCCCGCCCACCGAGCGGCCCGGGGGCGAGCCTCGACGGCAACATGGGCGTCTACGTCGCCGCCTACCAGCCCTACAGCGACGGGCCGGCGTTCGTTCACCACCTCCGCCAGCGGGGTGGCTGGGAGACAGTGAACGCCGCCTACGCCGACCCGCCGACGAGTTCGGCGCAGGTGATCCACCCCGAACGCTACCCGGACTGGTCGGCGACGACGGTGCGGGTGCCGGATCGCTCCGACGCCAACTGGAGTCGGTTCGACCGCTCGCCGTCCGGGACGACGGTCGGCGAGGCGTCGCTGTTCGCGATGGTGTGGGCGAACGGCGGAACGGAGACGTTCCACCTGCAACGCCCCTCGCGCCCGCACCGCGCCTACAACTACACCCACTCCACCACCGCGGGGTGGGTCGGTGACCGCCTCGTCCCCTACCGGAACGAGTCGGGAGCCGGCGGCTACGTCCTCCGGGCCGAGTGGGCGACGACGGGCGATGCCGCCGCCTTTGCCATCGCCTACCGCGACCTGTTGCGGACGCGCCGGGGCGCGGAACGGCGGGAAGGGAACGTGTTAGTGGTACCAGCGGGCCCCTACGCCGACGCCTACCGCGTCACGCGAAACGGGACGACGGTGACCATCGTCAACGCGCCGACGGTCGACGCGCTCGACGCAGTACACGCCGGCCGAGACGCGTCGTCGTAA
- a CDS encoding DUF2103 domain-containing protein, whose translation MECRRCGSPLDRPGDYCLVCHTANCDAVVLDIDVDRARLTMLDEEDVLGETTITTRPEEEGEARVIERRNFAGLIADEIRRKRPETVFAAGDREIIRAVRAETHYEFYRVADDDPVAAVLDRRGDRALEVVETAPKEKLGGRHTTLIGGRRGRKAISTVAEHPHVKKIVPGPIDAGGKGSQSGLRAKVTRADGNGNVRLLLRDGSSVQENRIVTTAMDRETGERVRDDLNEALAAADLQD comes from the coding sequence ATGGAGTGTAGGCGGTGCGGGTCCCCGCTCGACCGACCGGGAGATTACTGTCTGGTCTGTCACACCGCCAACTGCGACGCCGTCGTCCTCGATATCGACGTGGATCGCGCTCGACTGACGATGCTCGACGAGGAGGACGTTCTGGGGGAGACGACGATCACCACGCGACCCGAGGAGGAGGGGGAGGCGCGGGTGATCGAGCGGCGCAACTTCGCCGGGTTGATCGCGGACGAGATCCGACGCAAGCGACCGGAGACGGTGTTCGCAGCGGGGGATCGGGAGATCATCCGCGCGGTGCGGGCGGAGACCCACTACGAGTTCTACCGCGTCGCGGACGACGATCCGGTGGCGGCGGTACTGGATCGCCGCGGTGATCGGGCGCTCGAAGTCGTGGAGACGGCGCCGAAGGAGAAACTCGGTGGCCGACACACGACGCTGATCGGCGGGCGAAGGGGACGAAAGGCCATCTCGACGGTGGCCGAACACCCGCACGTGAAGAAGATCGTTCCCGGCCCCATCGACGCCGGGGGGAAGGGCTCGCAGTCCGGCCTGCGGGCGAAGGTGACGCGGGCGGACGGCAACGGCAACGTGCGCCTCCTCCTGCGCGACGGGTCGAGCGTACAGGAGAATCGGATCGTCACGACGGCGATGGACCGCGAGACTGGCGAACGCGTCCGCGACGATCTGAACGAGGCGCTGGCGGCCGCCGACCTGCAAGACTGA
- a CDS encoding DNA-directed RNA polymerase subunit P has protein sequence MSYKCSRCKRDVELDEYGGVRCPYCGHRVLLKERAPTVKEVNVE, from the coding sequence ATGAGCTACAAGTGTTCCCGGTGTAAGCGCGACGTCGAACTCGACGAGTACGGCGGCGTCCGCTGTCCCTACTGCGGGCATCGGGTGCTCCTGAAGGAGCGCGCGCCGACGGTCAAGGAAGTCAACGTCGAGTAA